The following proteins come from a genomic window of Halorussus halophilus:
- a CDS encoding winged helix-turn-helix domain-containing protein, whose amino-acid sequence MDADASVFELVGNETRLAILRSLAEYRCRHPEEWPTFAEVRKAAGIDDTSNFNYHLDKLVGRFVQKEDGSYRLTYQGHFVVATLLAGAYETRDRREIVIESDCPFCAESQEGSFEDGTVRITCPNDHSFTQELPPGTAAERASDELLALTSLEMRRDAEFVTMGVCSTCYGPLETELTTAEGVEGVEKLYVGDCSRCGQRLGGPPAFLALTHPAVVAFYHDHGIDFSERPYWTIDFPENETTVVSESPTRVRVDVELDGDELRVTMDDSAGVVGTERL is encoded by the coding sequence ATGGACGCCGACGCGTCAGTCTTCGAGTTGGTCGGCAACGAGACCCGACTCGCTATCCTGCGATCGCTGGCCGAGTACAGGTGTCGCCACCCCGAAGAGTGGCCGACGTTCGCCGAAGTTCGGAAGGCGGCCGGTATCGACGACACCTCGAACTTCAACTATCACCTCGACAAACTCGTGGGTCGGTTCGTGCAGAAGGAAGACGGATCGTACCGCCTCACGTATCAGGGCCACTTCGTCGTGGCGACGCTACTGGCCGGAGCGTACGAAACCAGAGACAGACGCGAGATTGTTATCGAGTCCGACTGTCCGTTCTGTGCCGAATCGCAGGAAGGGTCGTTCGAAGACGGGACGGTTCGAATCACCTGCCCGAACGACCACTCGTTCACACAGGAACTACCACCGGGAACCGCCGCCGAGCGCGCGTCCGACGAGTTGCTCGCGCTCACCTCGCTCGAAATGCGTCGGGACGCCGAGTTCGTGACGATGGGCGTCTGTTCGACGTGCTACGGTCCGCTCGAGACGGAGTTGACGACTGCCGAAGGTGTCGAGGGAGTCGAGAAACTGTACGTCGGCGACTGTTCCCGCTGTGGTCAGCGACTCGGCGGTCCACCTGCTTTTCTGGCGCTCACCCATCCCGCAGTCGTGGCGTTCTACCACGACCACGGAATCGACTTCTCGGAGCGGCCCTACTGGACGATTGACTTCCCGGAAAACGAGACCACAGTCGTCTCCGAGTCGCCGACTCGGGTTCGCGTCGATGTCGAACTCGACGGCGACGAACTCCGGGTGACGATGGACGACTCTGCGGGCGTCGTCGGCACGGAGAGACTGTGA
- a CDS encoding CPBP family intramembrane glutamic endopeptidase, which yields MKFVREHPVATFFALALALSWALWIPGFLLLSGDVSTALVIVGSFGPAVAGVILTKARGRSVRTWLREMARFRVGARWWAVAVGVPVGITVVSTVVYATWVGPLDLSTLSRRVPMWLVGFLVISLVGGGNEEPGWRGYALPNLQRRYSALTASIIIGLVWALWHLPLFVLPSGLYAGKPFSLYAPMVVTFSVLTTWVYNSTEGSVPVLMVLHAGFNSMGALVPVPLSNQGSGTMASWNVAVVLGCGVLLALVVVLYYGPETLSKGEKPTAGAVERSSTENGRELGEPADD from the coding sequence ATGAAGTTCGTTCGAGAACACCCGGTTGCGACGTTCTTCGCACTCGCGCTGGCGCTCTCGTGGGCGCTCTGGATTCCGGGGTTTCTGTTGCTGTCCGGTGACGTTTCGACGGCCCTCGTGATAGTTGGGTCCTTCGGCCCTGCGGTAGCAGGTGTCATTTTAACGAAAGCGCGCGGTCGAAGCGTTCGCACGTGGCTCCGCGAGATGGCACGGTTCCGCGTCGGAGCCAGATGGTGGGCTGTCGCCGTCGGGGTACCGGTCGGAATCACTGTCGTGAGTACGGTCGTCTACGCGACGTGGGTCGGACCGCTCGACCTTTCGACGCTCTCACGGCGCGTTCCGATGTGGCTGGTCGGTTTCCTCGTCATTTCTCTCGTCGGCGGTGGCAACGAGGAACCCGGCTGGCGCGGGTACGCACTGCCGAACCTCCAGCGACGATACAGCGCGCTGACTGCCAGCATCATCATCGGTCTCGTCTGGGCACTCTGGCACCTTCCGCTGTTCGTCCTTCCAAGCGGCCTATACGCCGGAAAACCGTTCTCGCTCTACGCGCCGATGGTCGTCACGTTCTCCGTCCTCACGACGTGGGTCTACAACAGTACCGAGGGGAGCGTCCCCGTCCTGATGGTTCTGCACGCGGGGTTCAATTCGATGGGTGCGCTCGTCCCGGTACCACTCTCGAATCAAGGTTCCGGAACCATGGCCAGTTGGAACGTCGCAGTGGTACTCGGCTGTGGTGTGCTTCTCGCGCTTGTAGTCGTCCTCTACTACGGTCCCGAGACGCTCTCGAAGGGTGAGAAGCCGACAGCAGGCGCCGTCGAGCGCAGTTCGACCGAAAACGGTCGAGAACTCGGCGAACCCGCAGACGACTGA